One Arthrobacter sp. StoSoilB19 DNA window includes the following coding sequences:
- a CDS encoding ABC transporter substrate-binding protein yields the protein MKLPNSTARASSAVLAGALLMGSLAACGGGSSQAAAKADTSSLTLAIDSDSASFGFDPLRVSAAQRQFFEGLYDSLMTLQPDGSAGPGLAKDFSYNADNTVLTLNLKDDVTFTDGSKLDAALVKANLDRRSDPALSAYSAVAKGGAQEITSVDVVSPTQVALTFAKPQPGFEKNLASTTGMIVGRNGVTDTSSLAATPDGSGPYTLDPSTVKGNKYVLVKNDKSADASKYAYKKVVFSVVQDPQARANALVSGQADVAMLTSSTVDFAKSKGVGVSQIGGTVNTMISFDKIGKTAPAFAQEKVRQAIQYAINRQALVDALHKGDIPAWNALPKDSAGFTKDLETTFAYNPDKAKSLLAEAGYPNGFEFTIIASAQTQTDLQAVQKDLAAVGITMKVKMAASTDEAFAAVATTPLGYAPLNWDNPVGVMYGAILNGFTNVQKATDDKLSAATGELAAAKDDAAVKAAATKLNTRLVESGWMIPLYEALTNQGYNTKKVAQVKFAGTNAYPLLSSYTPAS from the coding sequence ATGAAACTTCCGAACTCCACCGCCCGTGCGAGCTCCGCCGTTCTGGCCGGTGCCCTGCTGATGGGTTCCCTGGCCGCCTGCGGCGGCGGGTCCAGCCAGGCCGCCGCAAAGGCTGATACCAGCAGCCTCACCCTGGCCATCGACAGCGACTCAGCCTCCTTCGGGTTCGACCCGCTGCGCGTCTCCGCAGCCCAGCGCCAGTTCTTCGAAGGCCTCTACGACAGCCTGATGACCCTTCAGCCGGATGGTTCCGCAGGTCCGGGCCTGGCCAAGGACTTCAGCTACAACGCGGACAACACCGTCCTGACGCTGAACCTCAAGGACGACGTCACGTTCACCGACGGCTCCAAACTGGATGCCGCCCTGGTCAAGGCCAACCTGGACCGCCGCTCCGATCCCGCGCTGAGCGCCTACTCCGCCGTCGCGAAGGGCGGCGCCCAGGAAATCACCTCCGTGGACGTGGTCAGCCCCACCCAGGTGGCCCTGACCTTCGCCAAGCCGCAGCCCGGATTCGAGAAAAACCTGGCCTCCACCACCGGCATGATCGTGGGCAGGAACGGCGTCACCGACACCTCCAGCCTCGCTGCAACCCCTGACGGCTCGGGACCGTACACCCTTGACCCCTCCACCGTGAAGGGCAACAAGTACGTCCTGGTGAAGAACGACAAGAGCGCGGACGCCTCCAAGTACGCCTACAAGAAGGTGGTCTTCAGCGTGGTCCAGGACCCGCAGGCCCGCGCCAACGCCCTGGTCTCCGGCCAGGCCGACGTTGCCATGCTGACGTCCTCCACGGTGGACTTCGCCAAGTCCAAGGGCGTTGGCGTTTCCCAGATCGGCGGCACTGTGAACACCATGATCTCCTTCGACAAGATCGGCAAGACCGCACCGGCGTTCGCCCAGGAGAAGGTCCGCCAGGCCATTCAGTACGCCATCAACCGCCAGGCCCTGGTGGATGCCCTGCACAAGGGCGACATCCCTGCATGGAACGCCCTGCCCAAGGATTCGGCCGGCTTCACCAAGGACCTGGAAACCACATTCGCGTACAACCCGGACAAGGCCAAGAGCCTGCTGGCCGAGGCCGGATACCCCAACGGCTTCGAGTTCACCATCATCGCAAGCGCGCAGACCCAGACGGACCTGCAGGCCGTCCAGAAGGACCTCGCCGCCGTCGGCATCACCATGAAAGTCAAGATGGCAGCCTCCACCGACGAAGCGTTCGCCGCCGTCGCCACCACACCCCTTGGCTACGCTCCCCTGAACTGGGACAACCCCGTCGGCGTGATGTACGGAGCCATCCTGAACGGCTTCACCAACGTGCAAAAGGCCACCGATGACAAGCTCAGCGCCGCTACCGGCGAGCTGGCCGCGGCCAAAGACGACGCCGCCGTCAAGGCAGCCGCCACCAAGCTGAACACCCGCCTGGTGGAGTCAGGCTGGATGATCCCGCTGTATGAGGCGCTGACCAACCAGGGCTACAACACCAAGAAGGTGGCCCAGGTGAAGTTCGCCGGCACCAACGCCTACCCGCTCCTCTCGTCCTACACGCCGGCCAGCTAA
- a CDS encoding nucleoside hydrolase yields MIRIEPRCRVIVDNDWAGDPDGLLGLAHHALSPANRIAAVTSSLTNPMFGVPEGRSQRGACLAGELLRVLERPEPAAVHPGPDSPFTGQPRSSAAASAIIETAMTADDLPLILVCAGPLTNVADALLLEPGIARLLTLAWVGGAARNDDEYNYFTDPAAADFVLANQELAVWQFPAETYRQMVASVAELDHAFRVAGPAGEWLWEHFNSLEVPDFVKFGPVWCLGDSAPLVVTGLDDVTSVFTETSARPSRRTYTGVDSRLVVADFFAKLHLHARRP; encoded by the coding sequence ATGATTCGGATTGAACCCCGGTGCCGCGTGATTGTCGACAACGACTGGGCCGGTGACCCCGACGGCCTGCTTGGACTGGCCCACCATGCCCTGTCCCCGGCAAACAGGATCGCAGCCGTCACAAGTTCCCTGACGAATCCGATGTTCGGGGTGCCGGAGGGCAGATCCCAGCGGGGCGCCTGCCTGGCCGGGGAACTGCTCCGGGTGCTCGAGCGCCCCGAACCGGCGGCGGTGCATCCCGGACCGGACAGCCCTTTTACCGGACAGCCACGGAGCTCCGCTGCGGCGAGCGCGATCATTGAAACCGCAATGACGGCGGATGACCTGCCCTTGATTCTGGTGTGCGCCGGTCCGCTCACCAATGTTGCGGACGCGCTCCTGCTGGAGCCGGGCATCGCCCGGTTGCTGACGCTTGCCTGGGTAGGCGGAGCCGCCCGGAACGACGACGAGTACAACTACTTCACGGACCCCGCCGCTGCGGACTTCGTGCTGGCGAACCAGGAGCTCGCAGTCTGGCAGTTCCCCGCCGAAACGTACCGGCAGATGGTGGCGTCCGTCGCGGAACTCGATCATGCCTTCAGGGTTGCCGGCCCGGCCGGCGAGTGGCTGTGGGAGCACTTCAACAGTCTTGAGGTGCCGGACTTCGTGAAATTCGGGCCGGTGTGGTGCCTTGGAGACAGTGCACCCCTGGTGGTCACCGGGCTGGATGACGTCACCTCGGTGTTCACCGAAACGTCCGCGAGGCCGTCCCGCCGGACTTATACGGGTGTGGACAGCCGGTTGGTTGTTGCGGACTTCTTTGCGAAGCTGCACCTGCACGCCCGGCGGCCGTAG
- a CDS encoding universal stress protein, whose amino-acid sequence MAGNGSFRIVVGVDGSDQSRSAMDWAIEESRLRKGEVQALTAWSFPYVSDALGTAWDYEIFQKDAQAILEAELERIKDQGVTITGRVVEGNPAAALIDASRDADLVVVGSRGHGGFTGMLLGSVSHQTIHHAHCPVLVIREPAAD is encoded by the coding sequence GTGGCCGGTAACGGAAGCTTCAGGATCGTGGTGGGCGTGGACGGTTCCGACCAGTCCCGGTCGGCAATGGACTGGGCCATCGAGGAGTCCAGGCTGCGCAAGGGTGAGGTCCAGGCGTTGACCGCCTGGAGCTTTCCTTATGTCAGCGATGCCCTGGGCACCGCCTGGGACTACGAGATCTTCCAGAAGGACGCCCAAGCGATCCTGGAGGCGGAGCTTGAGCGCATCAAGGACCAGGGCGTGACGATCACAGGACGGGTCGTGGAAGGCAACCCGGCAGCGGCACTCATTGACGCCTCCCGCGATGCCGACCTGGTTGTCGTCGGCTCCCGGGGCCATGGCGGATTTACCGGCATGCTGCTCGGCTCTGTATCCCACCAGACCATCCACCATGCGCACTGCCCGGTACTGGTCATCCGCGAGCCTGCCGCAGATTAG
- a CDS encoding APC family permease, giving the protein MPETKTKPIAPSVDGALKRNALGTGGIAFLVISAAAPLTVMAGVAPVAIGVAGIGAPAGYLLAGIVLTLFAIGFMAMTRHVKASGGFYTYISISLGKTVGLASAILAIVSYNCLQIGVYGLFAVQTHDMLQVLFGLEVPWPAIALIAVAAVWFLGYRGIDVGAKVLGVLLVAETGILGVMGVGILSSGGAHGISLGSFSAGQAFGPGVLAILGICFAAFMGFESTVLYRSEARNPDQSVPRAMYIAVGFMSVFYAFIVWAVIQAFGDDQVVEAAGELSGGMFFQTIGQYVGPWAETAMYVLIVTSVYASQLAFHNAINRYVYMLARDGVLPAFLGRTHHRFRSPHRAGQLQTMLAAVVITVCAILNADPYQQLLIWVNTPGIFGIVGLQGLVSVAAFLYLRRNPAAARNKLLAPLSLVSAVLLFGVVLLIALNIELLTAADALTNTILILVTPVVFAGGLLAARWLRRRRPATFDRIGSFEAHE; this is encoded by the coding sequence GTGCCCGAGACCAAAACAAAACCAATTGCGCCGTCCGTGGATGGCGCACTCAAGCGCAATGCCCTGGGCACCGGAGGCATAGCCTTCCTGGTGATCTCGGCTGCGGCACCCCTGACAGTGATGGCGGGCGTAGCCCCGGTGGCGATCGGAGTAGCGGGCATCGGCGCCCCTGCCGGTTACCTCCTGGCGGGCATCGTCCTGACCCTCTTCGCCATCGGGTTCATGGCGATGACGCGCCACGTCAAAGCCTCCGGCGGCTTCTACACTTACATCTCGATTTCTTTGGGAAAGACCGTGGGGCTGGCGTCCGCCATCCTTGCGATCGTCTCCTACAACTGCCTCCAGATCGGCGTCTACGGGCTCTTCGCCGTCCAGACGCATGACATGCTGCAGGTCCTCTTTGGGCTTGAGGTTCCGTGGCCCGCCATTGCCCTCATCGCCGTCGCGGCTGTCTGGTTCCTGGGATACCGGGGGATCGACGTGGGCGCCAAAGTCCTCGGCGTCCTCCTGGTCGCGGAAACGGGCATTCTCGGCGTGATGGGCGTGGGCATCCTCAGCAGCGGTGGCGCACACGGTATCAGCCTGGGCTCCTTCAGCGCCGGGCAGGCCTTTGGACCTGGCGTCCTGGCAATCCTGGGCATCTGCTTCGCCGCCTTCATGGGCTTTGAATCCACGGTGTTGTACCGCTCCGAAGCCCGCAACCCGGATCAGTCCGTTCCCCGCGCCATGTACATCGCGGTGGGCTTCATGTCCGTGTTCTATGCCTTCATCGTCTGGGCCGTCATCCAGGCCTTTGGCGACGACCAGGTGGTGGAAGCCGCGGGCGAACTGTCCGGCGGGATGTTCTTCCAGACCATAGGGCAGTATGTGGGACCCTGGGCTGAAACTGCCATGTACGTCCTGATCGTCACCAGCGTCTACGCATCACAACTGGCGTTCCACAACGCCATCAACCGCTATGTCTACATGCTGGCCAGGGACGGGGTCCTGCCGGCGTTCCTCGGCCGCACGCACCACCGGTTCAGGTCACCGCACCGTGCCGGGCAGCTGCAGACCATGTTGGCAGCGGTGGTCATCACTGTTTGCGCCATCCTGAACGCGGACCCGTACCAGCAGCTCCTGATCTGGGTGAACACCCCGGGCATCTTCGGCATCGTGGGCCTCCAGGGGCTGGTGTCCGTGGCAGCATTCCTGTACCTCCGCCGGAACCCTGCTGCTGCCCGCAACAAACTCCTCGCCCCGCTCAGCCTCGTATCAGCGGTCCTGCTCTTCGGCGTCGTCCTCCTCATCGCACTGAACATCGAACTCCTTACCGCGGCCGACGCCCTGACCAACACCATCCTGATCCTGGTTACGCCTGTGGTGTTCGCCGGGGGCCTGCTGGCCGCCCGGTGGCTGCGCCGCCGTCGTCCTGCCACCTTTGACCGCATTGGAAGCTTCGAAGCACATGAATGA
- a CDS encoding carboxylesterase/lipase family protein: protein MTPLSTPDGSVLGNSLETDGTTVHRFLGIPYAEPPSGSNRFRPPVPVSPWSGVLDCTAPGPAAPQNPESHAPPGTTPRTWSEEACLNLNIWTPATEGPARPVMVWIHGGAYLMGANSDAMYDGARLAAAAGVVLVSINYRLGALGFLHLADLLGPGYGDSSNLALLDQLEALRWIRRNIGAFGGDPHNVTIFGESAGAAAIGTLLGMPASEGLFRRAIMQSGTAERCRRPEDSARISATFLELCGLDASSANQLLTVPVERLLEAQAALEQRAAAESFAVPLPFQPTVGTPSLPLPPLESIGNGVNFGVDLLIGTNLNEGSFAVEMRPDTGSDPGYPDRAAAVLCGAGVPPALAPGYTEALTRVLGREPSGKELLEAAIADSLYRQPSNRLLDARQAAAAGRLAHGATGEGAAGKDFAYLFTWRSPAMGGKLGACHALDIPFVFRHLDAPEAAFLTRGKAPAPLSDAMSRAWAAFAGTGSPGTERLPWPGVGGQRRTMVLDGESRLEADPRHEIREFFEAVRLLPAR from the coding sequence ATGACGCCCCTCTCCACTCCGGACGGATCCGTCCTGGGCAATTCACTTGAGACTGACGGGACCACCGTCCACCGGTTCCTTGGCATCCCCTACGCGGAGCCGCCGTCGGGAAGCAACCGATTCCGCCCGCCGGTACCGGTATCGCCATGGAGCGGGGTGCTTGATTGCACCGCACCTGGCCCCGCCGCGCCCCAGAATCCCGAGTCCCATGCCCCTCCCGGCACTACGCCGCGCACCTGGAGCGAAGAGGCTTGCCTCAACCTGAACATCTGGACGCCGGCAACGGAAGGCCCGGCCAGGCCCGTAATGGTATGGATCCATGGCGGCGCCTACCTCATGGGCGCCAACAGTGACGCAATGTACGACGGCGCCCGGCTGGCGGCTGCGGCGGGCGTGGTGCTGGTATCCATCAACTACCGCCTGGGCGCGCTGGGTTTCCTGCACCTGGCGGACCTGCTGGGGCCCGGTTACGGCGATTCGTCCAACCTCGCCCTGCTGGACCAGCTTGAGGCCCTGCGCTGGATCCGCCGCAACATCGGCGCTTTCGGCGGCGACCCGCACAACGTGACCATCTTCGGGGAGTCCGCAGGCGCCGCAGCCATCGGCACCCTGCTGGGCATGCCGGCGTCGGAAGGGCTCTTCCGCCGGGCCATCATGCAAAGCGGCACGGCCGAGCGCTGCCGCCGGCCGGAGGACTCGGCGCGGATCAGCGCCACATTCCTTGAGTTGTGTGGTCTGGATGCCTCCTCCGCCAACCAACTGCTGACCGTCCCTGTGGAGCGGCTGCTGGAAGCGCAGGCCGCCCTGGAACAGCGTGCTGCGGCGGAGTCCTTCGCGGTTCCATTGCCATTCCAGCCCACGGTGGGCACGCCGTCGCTTCCGTTGCCACCGCTGGAAAGTATCGGCAACGGGGTCAACTTCGGGGTGGACCTGCTGATCGGCACCAACCTGAACGAGGGCTCATTCGCCGTCGAGATGCGCCCGGACACGGGGTCGGACCCGGGCTACCCGGACCGTGCAGCCGCCGTGCTGTGCGGAGCGGGGGTGCCGCCGGCGCTTGCCCCCGGCTATACGGAGGCGCTCACCAGGGTGCTGGGCAGGGAACCGTCAGGCAAGGAACTCCTGGAAGCCGCCATCGCGGATTCCCTTTACCGCCAGCCCAGCAACCGGCTGCTGGACGCGAGGCAGGCGGCTGCCGCAGGCCGGTTGGCCCACGGAGCGACCGGTGAAGGAGCCGCCGGGAAGGACTTCGCCTACCTGTTCACATGGCGCAGCCCGGCCATGGGCGGGAAACTGGGTGCCTGCCACGCCCTGGACATCCCATTCGTCTTCCGGCACCTGGACGCGCCGGAGGCCGCCTTCCTCACACGGGGCAAGGCACCGGCGCCCCTCAGCGACGCCATGAGCCGGGCCTGGGCGGCCTTCGCCGGAACCGGGTCACCTGGCACGGAACGCCTTCCGTGGCCGGGAGTTGGAGGGCAGCGGCGCACCATGGTGCTCGACGGCGAGTCCCGGCTTGAAGCCGACCCCCGCCATGAGATCAGGGAGTTTTTCGAAGCCGTCAGGCTGCTGCCAGCGCGTTGA
- a CDS encoding family 1 glycosylhydrolase — MTNPFPRDFLWGVATAGHQVEGNNVNSDTWFLEHLPGTIFAEPSGDAVDHYHRYREDIALIAGLGFNSYRFSVEWARIEPEEGQFSVAALDHYKRVLEACHEHGLTPVVTFHHFTSPLWLLRIGGWEGSRTPELFARYCDRVMAHLGDLIGVACTLNEPNLPWLLESFGIGGEAPENRGSVPIWAAAAQRLGVDASTVAPFQFCSTEAGFQVKVAAHRAATKAIKAHRPDLQVGWTLANSDIQALPGGEGIADRVRRDVNERFLKASRGDDFVGIQTYGRTVYGPDGHAPAPEGVPTNQMGEEIYPQALEATIREAHRIAGIPVIVTENGLATEDDTQRVAYLQTAVDGVASCLADGIDVRGYIAWTAFDNFEWIFGYGPKFGLIAVDRSTQERTPKESARWLGNLAREHAGAGAPQPA; from the coding sequence ATGACCAACCCGTTCCCCCGCGACTTCCTTTGGGGCGTGGCCACCGCCGGCCACCAGGTGGAAGGCAACAACGTCAACAGCGATACCTGGTTCCTGGAGCACCTTCCCGGAACGATCTTCGCGGAGCCGTCCGGGGACGCCGTGGACCACTACCACCGCTACCGCGAGGACATCGCACTGATCGCCGGCCTCGGTTTTAACAGCTACCGGTTCTCCGTTGAATGGGCCCGGATCGAACCGGAGGAAGGCCAGTTCTCGGTGGCTGCGCTGGACCACTACAAGCGGGTGCTGGAAGCCTGCCACGAACATGGACTCACCCCGGTGGTCACGTTCCACCACTTCACGTCACCGCTGTGGCTCCTCCGGATCGGCGGCTGGGAGGGCAGCCGGACGCCCGAACTCTTCGCACGCTACTGCGACCGGGTCATGGCCCACCTGGGTGACCTGATCGGCGTCGCCTGCACCCTGAACGAGCCGAACCTCCCTTGGCTGCTGGAGTCATTCGGCATCGGCGGGGAAGCCCCGGAGAACCGCGGTTCGGTGCCCATCTGGGCGGCCGCCGCCCAGCGCCTGGGCGTGGATGCCAGCACTGTTGCCCCGTTCCAGTTCTGCTCCACGGAGGCGGGGTTCCAGGTCAAGGTGGCGGCGCACCGGGCCGCCACCAAGGCCATCAAAGCCCATCGCCCGGACCTCCAGGTGGGGTGGACCCTCGCAAACTCCGATATCCAGGCGCTGCCCGGTGGCGAAGGGATTGCAGACCGGGTGCGCCGGGACGTCAACGAACGCTTCCTCAAAGCCTCCCGGGGTGACGACTTCGTGGGCATCCAGACTTACGGGCGCACCGTGTACGGCCCCGATGGCCATGCCCCCGCACCGGAGGGCGTGCCCACCAACCAGATGGGCGAGGAAATCTATCCCCAGGCGCTGGAGGCCACCATCCGCGAGGCCCACAGGATCGCCGGCATCCCGGTGATCGTCACCGAGAACGGCCTGGCCACCGAGGATGACACGCAGCGGGTGGCGTACCTGCAGACGGCCGTCGACGGGGTTGCTTCCTGCCTTGCGGACGGCATCGATGTCCGCGGGTACATCGCCTGGACCGCGTTCGACAACTTCGAGTGGATCTTCGGCTACGGGCCCAAGTTTGGCCTGATCGCCGTGGACCGCTCCACGCAGGAGCGGACTCCCAAGGAGAGCGCGCGCTGGCTGGGGAACCTGGCCAGGGAGCACGCCGGGGCCGGGGCACCGCAACCCGCTTAA
- a CDS encoding SRPBCC family protein, whose product MITVTGSVETNLSAEKAFAFMSEFENTPKWDPNTPVMDKTTPGPVAVGHKYHAESEFRGKRQTLVYEVIELTDNHIKLRGENKTVTSFDSIDVTPNGTGSVVKYTAEFSIKGPAKIIQPLLKPAFMSLRDPALNGIRDTLNALAAA is encoded by the coding sequence ATGATCACAGTCACCGGAAGTGTGGAAACCAACCTGTCCGCGGAGAAGGCCTTTGCCTTCATGAGTGAGTTCGAGAACACCCCCAAGTGGGACCCCAACACGCCCGTCATGGACAAAACCACCCCGGGGCCGGTGGCCGTGGGGCACAAGTACCATGCCGAGTCCGAGTTCCGGGGGAAGCGCCAGACCCTGGTCTACGAGGTCATCGAGCTGACCGACAACCACATCAAGCTGCGCGGCGAGAACAAAACTGTGACTTCCTTCGATTCCATCGACGTCACCCCCAACGGGACCGGTTCGGTGGTGAAGTACACGGCCGAGTTCAGCATCAAGGGACCGGCCAAGATCATCCAGCCCCTCCTGAAGCCCGCCTTCATGTCGCTGCGGGATCCGGCGCTGAACGGCATCCGGGACACCCTCAACGCGCTGGCAGCAGCCTGA
- a CDS encoding amidohydrolase — protein MNDMNPDLIILAGTVHTMDGTPNGPAPQAVAVRDGHIQAVGTRRDAQSWGPAEVIDFGDAVLTPGLVDCHVHPVMGLDMTRGCDLSGITDLAAVRALLRAEAAATPAGEWVRGWGLDPNAFGSAPPHRELIDDVVAGRPAVIRLFDAHSALASTAALETAGITGPRHFDQAAEVVCDGRGNPTGLLLEAAALDLVLKHMPQETFQERKRRLGELFDSFSRAGLTGIHVMDCGEGTLELLAALENDLAGCGRGLPVRVRVSPWCMPGSGEADWRRLVEQVRTARGSRWEVAGIKLFVDGTVDNGTAWLFEPDSHGQSVAPFWPSPEEYNRAIRFFASQGIPTATHAIGDAGVAAVLAAFEDLPADLPRAPHRIEHLETVPDGLIQRFAGSGLIASMQPSHCTHYSRADQTDNWSRRLGKERADRGWRSADLRSAGVTLALGSDWPVAPFPPLPILADAQLRRRSGHPDEQPIVPGQALTARQALEGYTSHAAEAAGERTVSGSVTVGKRADFTVFDVDPLSTAPDELAQGHVLATVVNGLLQHCSVGVAG, from the coding sequence ATGAATGACATGAATCCTGACCTGATTATCCTTGCCGGCACAGTCCACACCATGGACGGGACACCCAATGGACCTGCGCCCCAGGCTGTAGCGGTCCGGGACGGGCACATCCAGGCGGTTGGAACGCGGCGCGACGCGCAGTCCTGGGGTCCGGCCGAGGTCATCGATTTCGGTGACGCCGTCCTTACCCCGGGGTTGGTCGACTGCCACGTCCACCCCGTCATGGGCCTGGACATGACACGCGGCTGCGACCTCTCCGGCATCACGGACCTTGCCGCCGTGCGCGCCTTGCTGCGGGCAGAGGCGGCGGCAACGCCGGCGGGCGAATGGGTCCGCGGCTGGGGACTCGACCCAAATGCCTTCGGGTCAGCGCCGCCGCACCGGGAGCTGATCGACGACGTCGTGGCCGGCCGCCCGGCCGTGATCCGGCTGTTCGATGCCCATTCCGCCCTGGCGAGCACGGCGGCGCTGGAGACCGCCGGCATCACCGGGCCACGGCACTTCGACCAGGCAGCGGAAGTGGTCTGCGACGGCAGGGGGAACCCCACCGGTCTCCTGCTCGAAGCCGCGGCTTTGGACCTGGTCCTGAAACATATGCCCCAGGAGACTTTCCAGGAACGGAAGCGCCGGCTGGGTGAGCTCTTTGATTCGTTCTCCCGGGCAGGCCTGACAGGCATCCATGTCATGGACTGCGGGGAGGGAACCCTGGAGCTCCTTGCCGCCCTTGAGAACGATTTGGCCGGATGCGGCAGGGGCCTGCCGGTGCGCGTGCGGGTTTCGCCATGGTGCATGCCGGGAAGCGGGGAGGCCGACTGGCGGCGGCTGGTGGAGCAGGTCAGGACTGCTCGGGGCTCCCGGTGGGAAGTGGCCGGAATCAAGCTGTTCGTGGACGGCACGGTGGACAACGGCACGGCCTGGCTTTTTGAGCCCGACAGCCACGGCCAGTCCGTCGCACCCTTTTGGCCAAGCCCGGAGGAGTACAACCGGGCCATCAGGTTCTTCGCAAGCCAGGGCATTCCCACCGCAACCCATGCCATCGGTGACGCCGGCGTGGCGGCAGTGCTGGCAGCGTTCGAGGATCTTCCGGCGGACCTGCCCCGGGCTCCGCACCGGATCGAGCACCTTGAAACGGTCCCGGACGGACTCATCCAAAGGTTCGCCGGTTCCGGCCTGATCGCCAGCATGCAGCCCAGCCACTGCACCCACTATTCGCGCGCGGACCAGACGGACAACTGGTCAAGGCGGTTGGGAAAAGAACGGGCGGACCGTGGATGGCGGTCCGCTGACCTCCGGTCCGCAGGCGTAACGCTCGCGCTTGGCTCCGATTGGCCTGTCGCCCCCTTTCCGCCCCTTCCGATCCTCGCAGACGCGCAACTTCGGCGGCGGTCGGGCCACCCGGATGAACAGCCGATTGTGCCGGGCCAGGCGCTCACAGCACGCCAGGCGCTGGAAGGCTACACCTCGCACGCGGCCGAAGCTGCAGGGGAGCGGACGGTATCGGGCTCGGTAACGGTGGGCAAGCGCGCTGATTTCACCGTTTTCGACGTTGATCCACTGTCAACGGCCCCTGATGAGCTGGCGCAGGGTCACGTGCTGGCCACTGTGGTGAACGGCCTGCTGCAGCACTGTTCCGTGGGCGTCGCCGGCTAG
- a CDS encoding GAF and ANTAR domain-containing protein yields MPEDEDFADVALHLQESFLQNPEVEAFLQDLAAYAAARLGGEGHVCSCEIVVLRPKKPAACASSHRSAQLLCQLEATLGDGPGATAMRAGKTVLVSDLRREDRWPEYVHAVQEQGFRSVLSIPALLEGDSQGVITFHCSQPLVFGSHGIGAAEAFVRQASKGLTLALRMLKLEETRDGMSAAMQTRTVIDLATGAIMAQNRCSQAAAFKLLRDASSTRNMKLRDVAAAVVASVAGAADTFTYFDE; encoded by the coding sequence GTGCCTGAAGACGAGGATTTTGCAGACGTTGCCCTGCATCTCCAGGAGTCCTTCCTGCAGAACCCTGAAGTTGAGGCATTTCTCCAGGATCTTGCAGCCTACGCGGCGGCCCGGCTTGGCGGGGAGGGGCACGTGTGCTCCTGCGAAATCGTGGTGCTGCGGCCCAAAAAACCCGCGGCATGTGCCAGCAGCCACCGCAGTGCACAACTCCTCTGCCAGCTGGAGGCCACGCTTGGCGATGGTCCCGGCGCCACGGCCATGCGGGCAGGAAAGACAGTGCTGGTTTCCGACCTCCGGCGCGAAGACCGCTGGCCGGAGTATGTCCACGCTGTCCAGGAGCAGGGCTTCCGCTCGGTATTGAGTATCCCCGCGCTGCTGGAAGGCGATTCCCAGGGCGTGATTACGTTCCACTGTTCACAGCCCCTCGTCTTTGGCAGCCATGGCATCGGTGCCGCGGAAGCGTTTGTCCGGCAGGCCTCCAAGGGGCTGACACTTGCCCTGCGGATGCTGAAGCTGGAAGAGACCAGGGACGGCATGAGCGCCGCCATGCAGACGCGTACCGTGATCGACCTGGCAACCGGGGCCATCATGGCGCAGAACCGGTGCAGCCAGGCTGCGGCCTTCAAGCTGCTGCGGGACGCGTCCAGCACGCGGAACATGAAACTCCGGGATGTTGCGGCCGCCGTCGTCGCGTCAGTCGCCGGCGCCGCGGACACCTTCACCTACTTCGACGAGTAG